GTTTTGCCATATTTAATTTCAATCCATACTAGCAGCAATTACCTTAAAACTGttctctcctttttttaaatgcagCCTACATTTCAGACGAATTGAAGGCAGCAGTATTAGAGGACGAAGAAACTGAAGCCAATGAGTCTGGAGCTGACGGAGAATCATCCTCAAAGTATACGTGCAATGAACAGGAATTTAGCAAGGAATCGCCTAGCTACCAGGACTCTCCAGCTGCGGAGTTTTCTGGCCAGGAGATGGACAGCACATCTCATGTTAGTGAAACCAGTGATCGATTGGCTGACTTTGAGAGCAACTCTATAAAGAATGAAGATGAAAGCAAAGAAGTTGGTGGCCTTCCCGAGGAAGGAGTACAGGACAGTTTAGAACAAATGAAAGCAATATACAACAACATACTGTCAAATTCCTACTGGTCATCTCTGAGTTTGGGTTTGAACCAACCAAGTGAACCAGCAACAAATGGcggaagcagcagcagcagcagcagtagcagcagtagCAGTTGTGGAAGTGGGAGCTTTGACTGGCATCAGTCTGCCATGTCAAAGACATTGCAGCAAGTTTCTCAGACCAAGATGATTCAGGAGCCAAGCCTCTTCAGCACAGTACAATTGTACAGGCAAAGCAGTAAGCTCTATGGGTCCATATTTACTGGGGCAAGCAAATTCCGCTGTAAAGACTGCAGTGCTGCTTATGACTCCTTGGTAGAGCTGACTGTGCACATGAATGAAACTGGACACTATCGAGATGAGAATAATGAAACTGACAATAACAATCCTAAAAAGTGGTCCAAGCCTCGAAAGCGCTCTTTACTGGAGATGGAGGGAAAGGAGGATGCTCAAAAGGTGCTAAAGTGTATGTACTGTGGCCATTCATTTGAGTCCCTTCAAGACTTGAGTGTCCACATGATTAAGACAAAACACTATCAGAAAGTGCCTCTGAAGGAACCTGTAGCACCAATCTCCACAAAGGTCCTCCCCTCCACCAGAAAAAGGGCAATGCTTGAGCTTGAGCTACCAAGTTCTCCAGATTCCACAGGTGGTACGCCAAAAACTTCTCTCTCTGACACAAGTGATGCATTACAGAAGTCCTCAAACCCTTACGTCACACCAAATAATCGCTACGGACACCAGAATGGTGCCAGCTATGCCTGGCAATTTGAGGCGAGAAAGTCTCAAATCCTCAAGTGTATGGAGTGTGGGAGTTCACATGACACACTGCAGGAACTGACTGCACATATGATGGTCACCGGACATTTTGTTAAAGTGACCAATTCTGCAATCAAGAAAGGGAAGCAGATTGTTGAGGCACCCCAGACTCCAACACCAACACCCGTGTCAGCCATCTTAGAAGATAAAGTACAATCTGTTCCCCTAGCTGCAAGTGCTTTCACGTCATCATTAAGTACACCAGCCAGTGTTTCACCAAAATTAAATCTTGAAGTGAAAAGGGAAGTAGAAAAAGAAATTGAAAGTGATGAggacaaaatgaaagaaaaagataaAAGCTGTGATGATGATGAAAAATATGACATTTCCTCAAAGTATCAGTATCTCACTGAAGAAGATCTAGAAGAAAATCCTAAAGGAGGCCTGGACATCCTAAAATCTCTAGAAAACACAGTGACCTCTGCCATTAATAAAGCTCAGAATGGGACTCCAAGTTGGAGTGGCTATCCTAGTATTCATGCAGCATATCAGCTTCCTAGCATAATGAAGTTGCCATTTGGTTCATCAGGGAAGAATACACAATTGAAGTCAGCACACAGCAACATTGATAGTATGGCATCTCCAAAGAATCAACCACTTGTTTCGCCACCTAGTAGCCAGAATTCCCCTGTACCTAAGAACAATTTCCATGCTATGGAAGAGTTAGTGAAGAAGGTCACAGAGAAGGTAACCAAAACTGAAGAAAAAACTAAAGATCCAGAAAATAAGTTATCCCGATTGAAGCATGAAGCACCTTCTCCATGTGGTAGTGAAGCAGGAGAGGAACAAAAAAGTGAAGTTTCAAAAGACCCCGGTTTGAAAAGCCATGACAATATTTCCAACCACCAGAAAGACACCATGAAAGAGAACCCAGCCAAGGATCATTTGGAGAATGGTACAGAGGCCTTAAAACTCACTGCAAATAGTCTGTGCACTAGCACAGCTATTATTACAGACCACCCTCCTGAACAACCGTTTGTAAATCCATTAAGTGCATTGCAATCCGTTATGAATGTTCACCTAGGGAAAGCAGCTAAACCTGCATTGCCTACCCTGGACCCAATGAGCATGCTTTACAAAATGAGTAACAGCCTGGCAGAAAAGGctgctgtggcctcaccaattttGCCAGCCAAAAAAACAGAGCCCATAGACCGTTATTTCTATCATGTCAGCAGTGACCAGCCCATTGATTTGACGAAAGCCAAGAGTGACAAAAGCGGTTCTTTGGGTTCAGTGCTTTTGTCATCCATATCCCCCTCGTCAACATCTTCTTCATCCACTGTGACAACAGCAAAGACATCTGCAGTCGTGTCATTCATGTCAAACTCGCCGCTACGCGAGAATGCCTTGTCAGATATATCCGATATGCTGAAAAACCTGACAGGAAGTCACACATCAAAATCTTCTACACCTACAAGCATTTCAGACAAATCCGAGGTGGACGGTAGCACTGTGGAGGAGCCAGAGGAAATTTCTCCAGCTCAAAAACGTAAAGGCCGGCAGTCAAACTGGAACCCACAGCATTTGCTCATACTGCAGGCGCAGTTTGCAGCCAGTCTGCGACAAACCACTGATGGGAAATTCATTATGTCGGACCTCAGCCCGCAGGAGAGAATGCACATCTCGAGGTTTACAGGGCTCTCCATGACAACAATCAGCCACTGGTTAGCCAACGTCAAGTACCAGCTTCGAAGGACAGGTGGAACAAAATTTCTTAAAAACTTGGACTCTGGTCATCCAGTGTTTTTTTGTAATGATTGTGCATCACAGATCAGAACTCCTTCAACCTACATCAGTCACTTAGAATCACATTTAGGCTTCAGGTTACGAGACTTATCAAAACTTTCTAGTGAACAGATAAGCAGCCAGATAACACATGCAAAACTGCCCTCCGAAAAATCGGTGTTGCCATCTCAAGACGATGAGGCTGGGACAACGTTCCAGTGCAAACTTTGTAATCGGACTTTTGCCAGTAAACATGCAGTTAAACTGCATCTCAGTAAAACTCACGGCAAATCACCAGAGGACCACCTTCTCTATGTTATAGAGCTAGAGAAACAGTAGCATTTACTTTAATAGCCTAACTATTTGCTTTGAGGACAAATCTGAAAGAAGCCTTAAAGCTACTGTAACAACTCTTGGCACATGTTCTTCATTTACTGCAGAGTAGCACTCTGATCTGAACTCTTTTATATAACTGTACAGTGTTTAATGGAAGCACGTAATCAGCTGTTGTTACTGGTTGATTACAAGGGTAAAAATGGTAAGTGTTTGGAATTTTGTGTAAATTGGATTTAGTTGCTGTGTATCGCTCAGATGCATTAAACTGCATGCGTAATGGACAATTTAGTTAAGCATTTAATACTGAACCTGGTGCACTTTCTCATGTGAATTAAGTGTGCTGGCATTTCTCAGCCTTTAACCTTTAACCCTCTGAGCACTGCTGAAGCACTTCTGCATTAAGTTGCAAAAACAAATTGGCAGCATTCTTATTTTTCAGATCACTGACTGAAAGCCATTATTAAAATAATGATCTGCAGCTgtctttattcaattccattgTCATGATATTTGTGCAGATGATTTTGCACAATATAATTTTCAGATGTATTATTTAATGGAATTAACTACTATTTACAGAGCTAAAATGAATAGTCAATGCTCAAAGGGTTAATAAAATTAGAAAGAAAAACACTTGTACTGTATTTCTTCAACAATAATATACAAAATTCTTTCAAAGGGTTTATGCTATGAGATCCTGCTACAAATGTAAAAAGGCATTCCATGATGTAACCTCCTTTTACTTATTTATGAGCACTCTCACTTGTTATTTTAATGATCATCATGTGTAGAATGCCTTTGATTGGTAAGTTTTGTTCTGCCTAATTATTCTCCCATGATTCCCCACTGCATCTTTATATTTTGGCATATAAAAGGTAACCCGTGGTTACCAGCACACTGAGTGAGTCTGTTCATCTCCATTTTTCACTTAATTTGCAGAAATAACTGACAGCTGACACCATATGAGAATATATGTATAAAATAGACATGTAAACAGCACAGATACTGTACTGCACTCTGTGCCCTGCCTTGTTGCTGGTAATGAAACACCATTGTGGCTGCTcatataactttttttttgcccttCTGCGACATTAAAACACTTTACAATGATTTTGTGTTGCTTCCACACTATTGTCTACATACGAGGTGCGACAGGTAATGAGCCCATTTACACTGAAGGTTACATGTTCCTGGCTAGAGCTTGAGTGGGTTTATGCTCCTGTCAGGCAAGAGTTTTGGTTAAAGTATTATTTGTTAGATAACTGCAGCACTTACAGAGATACTTTAGAGGTTAGCACCTTTCGCAAGGCCTTAATTCACAGGTGCGCATTGAGACTTAGCTGTAACCCCACCCAAGCGCTGGCTTGTTCCAACACATTGTATATCTTCCAGCCGCCACATTTACACCGTATCTTAAAATAACATTTGTGATAAATGTGCAATTTACCTAATTTATGGCACTATGATGTGCTCAGGGCTACGTTGAAGATGAAAATCTTAAATGGAGCTTGAACAGTGCATTTCACAACAAGAAATCAATATGCCATGGCTTAGAGAGCTATCTGCTGAGGTGAAATTAGCAGAAGCCAACTACGAAGGAGCATAGCCCCAAATCTGTGGCCACAGAGTGGTTATAGTAAACCAAAGTATAACTTAATAAAGGATTGGTATCTAACAAACAAGACTACCAACGTTTGTGCATGAAATCTCAATTTTTGTAATATTTTATGTCCTGTACATATTGATCTCTGAATGCTTTTGACTCCTGTCCCAGCCAACTGCCTCTCTTGCAGGCATCACACAAGCTGTAGATGACAGGGAAGGGGGCCATGAATTATGTTAGAAAATTGGGCattatcttaaaaaaaatcacattaccCAGCAAGCTTGACTGTGATAGTAACAAAACATTTAATGAATGGTTTCTTATTAAGAAACCATGAAACTGACTGAAATATCGGGCTTACTTTTATCAATATTCCCCTTTTTCTTGTATGTGATATGTTTTGCTCAAGAAGCATCAAAATGTGTCTgagatttttttccccttttccccTTTAACAGAAACACTGTACATACTGGACAGCTTTCACAATCAGCTTAACCCTTACAGTGCTATTCACAGCATTCGTTGGGACAGCGATATGGAACTCCTGCCTATGCAGCAGGGGCAAGAATTAAATATTCAATCCCATTTTGTATTTGCTGGACTTTAAATGGATTTCTAATTGTCATCTGCTTTCCTTGTTTGAATACAATGGATATATGTACTGTGCATACCTGCTCTACATGTTGGAAGGCGAATACTGGTTATTTTATATATATGAGAATTTAATTACACAATTTCTAGGATTCTGCTGAGCCATGTTCTCAAACATGTAAAACAGGCGCGGTATCTGCAATTAGCCTGAGTATTAAATTCAGAAAGTAGTTGCAATTCAAATTCCATGTGAAGTCAACATTGTCTTTTTAATTTCCTTAAAATTGTTTATTTAAATTTTGTTACAATGTCAACATCTTTTCTACTGAAAAATATTTTATATGTTAACATAATCGATTATTGTATGAAAGCACTCTGGACCACTGCAACAAAAACAGTGTATGAATGTAACAGGatacaataaaaagaaatataCATGTTACAAAACCAGTGTAGGAATTCCAGACCCTCGGTTTAAGTAAACAGTACAGCCAGTTTGAGTGGTGATTATTGGGTCAtgacatttattgtgtgtgtgtgtgtgtgtgtgtgtgtgtgtgtgtgtgtgtgtgtgtgtgtgtgtgtgtgtgtgtgtgtgtgtacatgtccaCACATTTTGTCCAATGCAAGCAAAATCTCCTGATTCATGTTTTCATTTCACTTTAGAGATGTAagtatgaatatcacaaacagttAGATGTAAAAATAGCTGAATATACAGAGAATAGAATGTTCAGAAATCTAAAAGTTGCACCATTTCAATTCTAAACAAAATGCAGTTGCATTAGCCTGTTTCAGTTGAATTTTGCAGTCATTTTCACATATGAAGGAACCCCATTTAACACTACTGATAATCTGTTATTATCAAGTTATTCCACAGTGTTGGAGGATATTTATTCCAAATAAAATAGAGAACTATATAAATAATGATACCTTTTACAGGTCAAGGGATCTTGCAGCAGAACTAAATGAGCCAGTGCCAATGGCATCAGCATTCTATGAGGTCGGGGATATACATATTCTAAatcttgttttaatttttatAGAGTACAAACACTTCAATATTAGAAGAAATAAATGATAGAATTTCTATTAAACTTGTGACAAATTCATGATGGTCCAGCAGATGCAGCTCCAAAGATTTTCCAGGGCCTTGTGTAAATACATATTTAATTGTCAGTTCTCATTTTTACTGTTGTGTAATCTCAGATTGCATTTGCACACTCTGAAGTATTCAGTGAGTATTAATTAAGCATTCTGTTGGATAGCAGTGTTTAATACAGGATATCTTGCAATACCAAATGCAACCACAGATTGAGAATACAATACACATCCAATTACCCAAACTGTTGGAAGCAGTCTCTCACTCAGCACAGATAAAGGAAGAGTTCAGCGAACTGTTAATCAGTTATCAAAGAGTTAAATAATGTCAGTGACATCATTGAGATTCATGAAATCCAGAGATTCCAAAGAACAACAAGAATTGGTTAGAGGAGTGCTCATACTGATTGCAGTATACTTTGCTGAACACTTGTGCATTAGTCAATATGAATGCTGACCATTGTGTCCTTAGGGAGATATGGAGGTATGGATAATTTTGTTTAACTAAAAATGCTGGTAATGTTCTCTCTCCTGGGACTTTGATTCAGGTTATGTCCCCAGCCATTTGCTTGACCCTGAAGAAAGGGGCATTTGCAGCTAAAATGACATTTAAACTATTAAGCGTGATTACCCTCTCATTGTCACAAGCTAGAAGCTCAATACATTTGCAGAAGGGGTCATTCTACAGAAGCAATATCACTTGAAGAAAGTGATACTTCACTGCCCTGAATTATAATTAATGGGGCAGGGAGGAGAGATGGGTAAGCACTGAGTGATTAGTACCTTGTCAATTGTGTATTCAGCATATACAATGTTATGTCTTTTTTTCTTGTACACTTTATAGAGTGTATGTGGAGTTAGAACAGGCACTGATTTATTATACACAATCTTTTAATGTCTAGTATTCTGCCTGGCTGCAGCAGTGCAGGTCAGAATGGTTGTCTTCTCAGATTATATTTTGAACATTCTACCAGAGAGAAACATTTTTAATATTTGCAAATCTAACAATTCAATAGAATATATTTGCCCATTATAATTACACattagctttttttttgtaaattatttTCCAGCTTTAAGTTAAATCTGAAATCAGGTTAAATGTttatctcataattttatgttttttttcccaagagCTAGTTGCTGTTCATTCAAATTTTGCAGCAAAACAGGATAAACGCTTTTCAATAGTTCATAGCACAGCCATGTTAAGTCACATTAAACTATATGTCATCTATAACATTGTACTCGAAGGCAGAGATATCCAGCTAGTCCTTTGCTATTTTAAGATTACACAGTATTGTTGCAATTAAGTGGCCTTAATGTTAAAGCCTGAAGATTTTGACAGAAGCATACAGTGTGTAGAGTACACACTTTAAATCTGTGGGTAAGTACTGAATGCAGAAGCGGAAGGTGTATCAGGAAGCACAGCAAAATTGTCAGCTTTTCTGAAGGTACAGTCGCCTTGGTTACGCCTCAGTGGCCATGAAACCGAGTCTGCAAAAGCTGAAGAACTCAGCTCCTGAAAGCCTCATCAGGACTTGTCATCGCTCTAATGAATATCATTTAAATTGCTTTGTATATTGGAGGAGTTTGGATGTCGATTTAATTTGCGCATGTGTTTGAGTTCTTCTGCTTGGCTAGGCTAACAGAGAGTAACAGTCTAATGAAAAGTGAGTTGGTGACAGTGTGATGAGCCAGATCCCAATCAGACTTGTTTGAAGGGTTATTTTGACAGAGTATAGAAGTcaagaaagtggaattaaaaCTGAATGCATCGATTTCTTGTGTTTTCCCCTTTTTGTTTGTCTGTTAACTATTATTCCTTTGTCTGTGCAAGTGAGACCTGTTTTATTTTTCATAATTTTCAAGTTTTCACAATATCAACTTAATTCTATAACTGCAGGAATTATTTTAGGATACTAAAATCAAAGATTGTTTCTGAAACTACGGATGCCAGTTGTCTAAATAGTCCACTCACAGCAACACATGGTTTGGAATTCTTTGATTTGAATGTTACTGAAAATGTTCTGTGCTAACAAGGTCCTTTGCTGGTTAAGTTTGCAGCCGAATTGTTTAAAAATTGATTCATTAATTATATATTATTAAATAGATGTACACAGGCAGACTCATCTAGATATAAAAAAATTCAGTTTGCTCACCACATGCTGCAGTGTTCTTCTCTTACTCACAAACCTTTCACATTTGTGAATGTATccctttatatttttaaatacaaaaataatGTAAGCTGGCTTACATACAAGAACATAGTTATGCCCTTTGTATATTTTAAAATCTGTCTTCAGTGTGATGTCTTCCTGAAAGTCATTATAGATAGCTCGCAGTACATCATGACAGAAAGCTGCATAGTGTTAATTGGACATGAGATGATAGAATGGGAACATTTGAAGTAAGGGTGATTAGCTCTTATTTTGTGCTACCCAGATATGAATTGCTGAAATTAAAAGTTGGATAAAGAGTAAAAAactcaagattttttttaataatta
Above is a window of Hemiscyllium ocellatum isolate sHemOce1 chromosome 17, sHemOce1.pat.X.cur, whole genome shotgun sequence DNA encoding:
- the tshz3b gene encoding teashirt homolog 3b isoform X2, which produces MPRRKQQAPRRSAAYISDELKAAVLEDEETEANESGADGESSSKYTCNEQEFSKESPSYQDSPAAEFSGQEMDSTSHVSETSDRLADFESNSIKNEDESKEVGGLPEEGVQDSLEQMKAIYNNILSNSYWSSLSLGLNQPSEPATNGGSSSSSSSSSSSSCGSGSFDWHQSAMSKTLQQVSQTKMIQEPSLFSTVQLYRQSSKLYGSIFTGASKFRCKDCSAAYDSLVELTVHMNETGHYRDENNETDNNNPKKWSKPRKRSLLEMEGKEDAQKVLKCMYCGHSFESLQDLSVHMIKTKHYQKVPLKEPVAPISTKVLPSTRKRAMLELELPSSPDSTGGTPKTSLSDTSDALQKSSNPYVTPNNRYGHQNGASYAWQFEARKSQILKCMECGSSHDTLQELTAHMMVTGHFVKVTNSAIKKGKQIVEAPQTPTPTPVSAILEDKVQSVPLAASAFTSSLSTPASVSPKLNLEVKREVEKEIESDEDKMKEKDKSCDDDEKYDISSKYQYLTEEDLEENPKGGLDILKSLENTVTSAINKAQNGTPSWSGYPSIHAAYQLPSIMKLPFGSSGKNTQLKSAHSNIDSMASPKNQPLVSPPSSQNSPVPKNNFHAMEELVKKVTEKVTKTEEKTKDPENKLSRLKHEAPSPCGSEAGEEQKSEVSKDPGLKSHDNISNHQKDTMKENPAKDHLENGTEALKLTANSLCTSTAIITDHPPEQPFVNPLSALQSVMNVHLGKAAKPALPTLDPMSMLYKMSNSLAEKAAVASPILPAKKTEPIDRYFYHVSSDQPIDLTKAKSDKSGSLGSVLLSSISPSSTSSSSTVTTAKTSAVVSFMSNSPLRENALSDISDMLKNLTGSHTSKSSTPTSISDKSEVDGSTVEEPEEISPAQKRKGRQSNWNPQHLLILQAQFAASLRQTTDGKFIMSDLSPQERMHISRFTGLSMTTISHWLANVKYQLRRTGGTKFLKNLDSGHPVFFCNDCASQIRTPSTYISHLESHLGFRLRDLSKLSSEQISSQITHAKLPSEKSVLPSQDDEAGTTFQCKLCNRTFASKHAVKLHLSKTHGKSPEDHLLYVIELEKQ
- the tshz3b gene encoding teashirt homolog 3b isoform X1 encodes the protein MSPQRGHRASLTQHPAEQNLPKPRRSLHENAARPPRSHLGRSWGSVGLTLTSMPRRKQQAPRRSAAYISDELKAAVLEDEETEANESGADGESSSKYTCNEQEFSKESPSYQDSPAAEFSGQEMDSTSHVSETSDRLADFESNSIKNEDESKEVGGLPEEGVQDSLEQMKAIYNNILSNSYWSSLSLGLNQPSEPATNGGSSSSSSSSSSSSCGSGSFDWHQSAMSKTLQQVSQTKMIQEPSLFSTVQLYRQSSKLYGSIFTGASKFRCKDCSAAYDSLVELTVHMNETGHYRDENNETDNNNPKKWSKPRKRSLLEMEGKEDAQKVLKCMYCGHSFESLQDLSVHMIKTKHYQKVPLKEPVAPISTKVLPSTRKRAMLELELPSSPDSTGGTPKTSLSDTSDALQKSSNPYVTPNNRYGHQNGASYAWQFEARKSQILKCMECGSSHDTLQELTAHMMVTGHFVKVTNSAIKKGKQIVEAPQTPTPTPVSAILEDKVQSVPLAASAFTSSLSTPASVSPKLNLEVKREVEKEIESDEDKMKEKDKSCDDDEKYDISSKYQYLTEEDLEENPKGGLDILKSLENTVTSAINKAQNGTPSWSGYPSIHAAYQLPSIMKLPFGSSGKNTQLKSAHSNIDSMASPKNQPLVSPPSSQNSPVPKNNFHAMEELVKKVTEKVTKTEEKTKDPENKLSRLKHEAPSPCGSEAGEEQKSEVSKDPGLKSHDNISNHQKDTMKENPAKDHLENGTEALKLTANSLCTSTAIITDHPPEQPFVNPLSALQSVMNVHLGKAAKPALPTLDPMSMLYKMSNSLAEKAAVASPILPAKKTEPIDRYFYHVSSDQPIDLTKAKSDKSGSLGSVLLSSISPSSTSSSSTVTTAKTSAVVSFMSNSPLRENALSDISDMLKNLTGSHTSKSSTPTSISDKSEVDGSTVEEPEEISPAQKRKGRQSNWNPQHLLILQAQFAASLRQTTDGKFIMSDLSPQERMHISRFTGLSMTTISHWLANVKYQLRRTGGTKFLKNLDSGHPVFFCNDCASQIRTPSTYISHLESHLGFRLRDLSKLSSEQISSQITHAKLPSEKSVLPSQDDEAGTTFQCKLCNRTFASKHAVKLHLSKTHGKSPEDHLLYVIELEKQ